The Gemmatimonadota bacterium genome contains a region encoding:
- a CDS encoding site-specific integrase, producing MSAHIRSRTLPSGARRHDVIYRRGGRGYKIEHGGTFKTVREANVRLRLVEDWLAAGRNPKTELALLRRPAEVSLSFRDLAEVWLSGRFDLDESTRVNYRSHLRQVNRVFGSMDAASISAADVSGWIGGMIDRGLAPGTVKDYVGLVRMVLDHFDDNPARHRSVRLPKQVRAIREPPDADEFLTFLAAVDEEFRGPVVLLEQTGMRIGEALSLEARDIDRAGLRVRVRAEVAKRDRPRWIPVPAWYADLIMPCRMSPSRLSYRMRKASERINPHLLRHRRATLWHQSGIPAVELASRLGHANTSESLDTYSHVRPISEADPVLILAALA from the coding sequence GTGTCGGCTCACATTCGCAGCAGAACGCTTCCCTCGGGTGCTCGTCGCCACGATGTGATCTACCGGCGTGGCGGTCGCGGCTACAAGATTGAGCATGGCGGGACGTTCAAGACGGTGCGGGAGGCGAACGTCCGGCTGCGGCTGGTCGAGGATTGGCTTGCCGCCGGTCGGAACCCGAAGACCGAGCTCGCTTTGTTGCGTCGTCCGGCCGAGGTGAGCCTGTCGTTCCGTGACTTGGCTGAGGTGTGGCTGTCGGGCCGCTTCGATTTGGACGAGTCGACCCGGGTCAACTACAGGTCGCATCTGCGGCAGGTCAACAGGGTGTTCGGTTCGATGGACGCGGCGAGCATTTCGGCGGCTGATGTGTCGGGTTGGATCGGCGGCATGATCGACCGTGGGTTGGCTCCGGGGACGGTGAAGGACTATGTGGGTTTGGTCCGGATGGTGTTGGATCATTTCGATGACAATCCGGCTCGGCATCGGTCGGTGCGGTTGCCGAAGCAGGTGCGTGCGATTCGTGAGCCACCCGACGCCGACGAGTTCCTCACGTTCCTCGCCGCCGTCGACGAAGAGTTTCGTGGCCCGGTTGTGCTGTTGGAGCAGACCGGGATGCGGATCGGCGAAGCACTCTCGCTCGAGGCCCGCGACATCGACCGTGCCGGGTTGCGGGTGCGTGTTCGCGCCGAGGTTGCGAAGCGTGACCGTCCCAGGTGGATACCCGTTCCCGCCTGGTATGCGGATTTGATCATGCCGTGCCGGATGAGCCCTTCGCGCCTGTCGTATCGGATGCGGAAGGCTTCGGAGCGGATCAACCCGCATTTGTTGCGGCATCGTCGTGCAACCCTGTGGCATCAGTCCGGGATCCCCGCTGTCGAGTTGGCGTCCCGGCTCGGCCATGCAAACACGTCGGAGTCGCTCGACACTTACAGCCATGTTCGGCCGATCAGCGAGGCTGACCCCGTGCTGATTCTGGCTGCGCTCGCGTAG
- a CDS encoding LAGLIDADG family homing endonuclease — protein MAEKRRSDVERPHLWGIKPGEAAETGAYVSDELGWWFTGLVDGEGCFSISTNKAQFIVAMRLDDRPMIERIREDLGGIGSLYVKDKLAEAPRRPGIRWEVVKRDEVLWLTRFFDFFELRSKKRRDYEIWREAVIDWYCSGSPAVFEQYIVPIKQARKYREPDDGQAISNPVFGI, from the coding sequence ATGGCCGAGAAGCGCCGATCAGATGTCGAGCGTCCCCATCTCTGGGGGATAAAGCCCGGCGAGGCTGCTGAAACAGGAGCCTACGTCTCTGACGAGCTTGGCTGGTGGTTCACCGGACTCGTGGACGGTGAGGGCTGCTTCTCGATCAGCACGAACAAGGCGCAGTTCATCGTCGCGATGAGACTGGACGACCGACCGATGATCGAGCGCATCCGCGAAGACCTCGGGGGGATCGGCTCCCTCTATGTGAAGGACAAGCTGGCTGAAGCACCCCGAAGGCCCGGTATTCGGTGGGAGGTCGTGAAGCGCGACGAGGTGCTTTGGCTGACGCGCTTCTTCGACTTCTTCGAGTTGAGGTCTAAGAAGCGCCGGGACTACGAGATTTGGCGTGAAGCGGTAATCGACTGGTACTGCAGCGGCTCGCCGGCCGTCTTCGAGCAGTACATCGTCCCGATCAAGCAGGCACGCAAGTACCGCGAGCCAGATGACGGGCAGGCCATCTCTAACCCGGTGTTCGGAATATGA
- a CDS encoding DNA methyltransferase, producing MTIYHGDCRDLMPLEADVIVSDPPYGIRYSPSQNSKKAWGDKTFVGDTVVAGDGEPFDPSPLLTYPAIVLFGANHYADKLPPSASWFVWDKRDGMTSNDFADCELVWTNLPGVARLFRHQWNGALRASERGERRLHPTQKPLSLMRWIISRCPDGVVLDPYAGSGTTLRAAKDLGRRSIGVELEERYCEIAAKRCAQEVLAA from the coding sequence GTGACCATCTACCACGGCGACTGTCGGGATCTCATGCCGCTCGAGGCAGACGTGATCGTGAGCGATCCGCCCTACGGGATTAGGTACAGCCCCAGCCAAAACAGCAAGAAGGCGTGGGGCGACAAGACGTTCGTGGGTGACACGGTCGTTGCGGGTGACGGCGAGCCGTTCGACCCGTCGCCGCTGCTGACCTACCCGGCCATCGTTCTGTTCGGCGCCAACCACTACGCCGACAAGCTGCCGCCCAGCGCGTCCTGGTTCGTCTGGGACAAGCGCGACGGCATGACGAGCAACGACTTCGCGGACTGCGAGCTCGTCTGGACGAACCTACCGGGCGTCGCTCGCCTGTTCCGTCACCAGTGGAACGGGGCTCTAAGAGCAAGCGAACGAGGCGAACGACGGCTACATCCGACACAGAAGCCGTTGTCTCTGATGCGCTGGATCATCTCGCGCTGCCCTGACGGTGTTGTCCTCGACCCCTACGCCGGCTCAGGCACCACGCTTCGCGCCGCCAAGGATCTCGGCAGGCGTTCGATTGGTGTCGAGCTCGAGGAGCGGTATTGCGAGATCGCGGCAAAACGATGTGCTCAGGAGGTGCTCGCGGCATGA